The Musa acuminata AAA Group cultivar baxijiao chromosome BXJ2-2, Cavendish_Baxijiao_AAA, whole genome shotgun sequence genome has a segment encoding these proteins:
- the LOC135604855 gene encoding uncharacterized protein LOC135604855, whose translation MAKACKEQLVGMGQTCSGLLAAVVFASTLSIPGEKDPATGNPVYFDRLPFRIFSHTFVIGLSSAATSLVLFLSLLVAPYKEQQFRRAIPVKYFFACLSFGIVLPAFLVAFTCNIYLQICGGQRSESKDLIILLLELIVFPFVCTYFFSVFRFFLALTQFLSLCCEV comes from the coding sequence ATGGCTAAGGCGTGCAAGGAACAACTGGTGGGGATGGGCCAGACATGCTCAGGGCTTCTGGCCGCCGTGGTGTTCGCGTCGACCTTATCCATCCCCGGCGAGAAGGATCCGGCAACCGGAAACCCGGTCTATTTCGACAGGCTACCTTTTCGGATCTTCTCGCACACGTTCGTGATTGGGTTGTCAAGCGCCGCTACATCTCTGGTGTTGTTCCTATCCCTCCTCGTCGCGCCTTACAAGGAGCAGCAGTTCCGCCGTGCCATCCCAGTCAAGTACTTCTTCGCCTGCTTGTCATTTGGGATCGTGCTGCCGGCTTTTCTGGTGGCATTCACCTGCAACATCTACTTGCAAATCTGTGGCGGACAGAGATCGGAGTCGAAGGACTTGATTATACTCCTACTGGAGCTCATCGTCTTCCCTTTCGTGTGCACCTATTTTTTTTCCGTCTTTCGGTTCTTTCTGGCGTTGACTCAGTTTTTGTCTCTATGCTGTGAGGTGTGA
- the LOC103975199 gene encoding uncharacterized protein LOC103975199, with the protein MGTPNGLTSSVFPESGNEPSLDFIDESRKETKEPPHKLDQRYFRMVKSHIRHGRNDKLLDLVKSNPDRRVNLMEDTLLHIVIACGKTDLAKSLIGQMGAVHLKAKSWNGDTPLHVAAAVGDCEVATELVRNNKEIIRERNLKLETPLHKAALYGQRDMFWCLIEGDNDCFKDRREDGATVLHCAIMGNAPSLALEIARQYPELITSRNADAVAPLQLMVTIPGLFRSQMALGSLESFLFRLIPLEEDSPKTRDGDEEAPKSTDRAVVTEEIEEDDYEDLERPRRIRSKFPSQYRPLFDLLELMYIPARWIQLLLFNILMQLSPRIRRLEGIKRTHRAALQLIEYLVHKEEYVDFFSQGTDGVAIEGFEHPAEATGERHRERGGRRDQLVIAFAEKFFRFASHGDDRVTEEELRKCMQDAIGALSPESARWNEPPLILGAQMGLPEYVRTILKVSPQAATYLDTKGRSVLQVAIEHGNLEIVETIREMTEGHNPILPSWLLSCVDGTTGGTILHFASAKGPDTYQDAMQMQDELRWFETVRHMVPKELVNYRNERQKTAQEIFTESHQDMLKNCKDQLMEMGKTCSSLVAAVVFASSFSIPGEKDPATGNPVYFNRLPFKIFSHAYVIGLSSAATSLVLFLSLVISPYKQQQFRRAIPAKYFFACLSFGVALMAFLVSFTCNIFLQIYGGQRSERKDLIPLLLELMVFPFVCVIVLLYRGSSFGPSFARLWR; encoded by the exons ATGGGAACTCCCAACGGCTTGACCTCTTCCGTGTTTCCGGAAAGTGGGAACGAGCCCTCTTTGGATTTTATTGATGAGAGCAGAAAAGAGACGAAGGAACCCCCGCACAAGCTCGACCAGCGGTACTTCCGCATGGTGAAGTCTCACATTCGTCATGGAAGGAACGACAAACTCTTGGATCTGGTCAAAAGTAATCCCGATCGCAGAGTGAACCTCATGGAAGACACTTTGCTCCACATCGTCATCGCTTGTGGGAAGACCGACCTCGCCAAAAGTCTCATCGGGCAGATGGGGGCGGTTCACCTCAAGGCCAAAAGTTGGAACGGCGACACACCGCTTCACGTCGCTGCCGCCGTGGGTGACTGCGAGGTGGCCACTGAGCTGGTCCGCAACAACAAAGAAATCATCAGGGAGCGGAACTTGAAGCTGGAGACGCCGCTGCACAAAGCGGCGCTGTACGGGCAGCGGGACATGTTCTGGTGCCTCATTGAGGGGGACAACGACTGCTTCAAGGACCGGAGGGAGGATGGAGCCACCGTGCTGCATTGTGCCATCATGGGTAATGCGCCGT CGCTTGCATTGGAAATTGCAAGGCAATATCCAGAGCTGATCACGTCACGGAATGCTGATGCGGTGGCGCCGTTGCAGCTAATGGTGACCATTCCCGGGTTATTCCGAAGTCAGATGGCGCTTGGCTCCCTTGAATCCTTTCTCTTCAGAT TGATTCCTTTGGAAGAGGACTCTCCCAAGACTCGTGATGGAGATGAAGAAGCACCTAAAAGCACGGAT CGAGCGGTCGTCACAGAAGAAATAGAAGAAGATGACTATGAAGATTTGGAGAGGCCGAGAAGAATTCGTTCAAAATTCCCATCTCAATACAGACCTCTCTTCGACCTATTGGAATTGATGTACATTCCAG CCAGATGGAttcaactgcttcttttcaacattttaatgcaac TATCCCCAAGAATCCGACGTCTGGAGGGGATAAAGAGAACCCACAGAGCAGCTTTGCAACTTATCGAGTATTTAGTCCACAAAGAAGAATACGTGGATTTCTTCAGCCAGGGAACCGATGGGGTGGCTATAGAAGGTTTTGAACACCCAGCAGAAGCCACTGGCGAACGACACCGAGAAAGAGGAGGGCGACGAGATCAGCTGGTCATTGCGTTTGcggaaaagtttttcagattcgcGTCGCACGGCGATGACAGAGTCACAGAAGAGGAGCTGCGTAAGTGCATGCAGGACGCCATAGGGGCACTGTCGCCTGAGTCTGCTAGATGGAACGAACCACCATTGATCTTGGGAGCCCAAATGGGCCTTCCCGAGTACGTCAGGACGATCTTAAAGGTGTCTCCACAGGCTGCAACCTACTTGGACACCAAAGGGAGAAGCGTTCTCCAGGTTGCGATCGAGCATGGTAACCTGGAGATCGTAGAAACCATACGCGAGATGACCGAGGGGCACAATCCCATTCTGCCGTCCTGGCTACTGTCCTGCGTCGATGGAACCACCGGAGGAACCATCCTGCATTTTGCATCGGCGAAAGGCCCTGATACTTACCAAGACGCGATGCAAATGCAAGATGAACTAAGATGGTTTGAG ACGGTGAGACACATGGTTCCTAAAGAACTAGTGAACTATCGAAACGAGAGACAGAAGACAGCACAGGAGATATTTACGGAGAGTCACCAAGATATGCTCAAGAACTGCAAGGATCAACTAATGGAGATGGGCAAGACATGTTCGAGCCTTGTGGCGGCCGTGGTCTTTGCGTCGAGCTTCTCCATCCCCGGCGAGAAGGATCCAGCAACCGGAAACCCAGTCTACTTCAACAGACTGCCTTTTAAGATCTTCTCACACGCGTACGTGATTGGGCTGTCAAGCGCCGCTACGTCTCTGGTGTTGTTCTTATCCCTCGTCATATCGCCTTACAAACAGCAGCAGTTCCGCCGTGCCATCCCGGCCAAATACTTCTTTGCCTGCTTATCATTTGGGGTGGCGCTGATGGCTTTCCTGGTGTCGTTCACCTGCAACATCTTTCTGCAAATCTATGGCGGGCAGAGATCTGAGAGGAAGGACTTGATTCCGCTCTTGCTCGAGCTCATGGTCTTTCCATTCGTCTGTGTTATCGTGTTGCTCTATCGTGGCTCGAGTTTTGGTCCATCTTTTGCTCGCCTTTGGCGTTGA
- the LOC135606052 gene encoding uncharacterized protein LOC135606052, protein MAAPSSTQKPTLADDVGAGSGTKGEKQPSGSGKGAGDGGSEEPPHVLDVARFQRLNSLIHRENVDVNELLRLVEQNNHVNLMNDPLLSVVIACKKSKLAVLLIAKISSNDILEAYNYNGDTALHVAAAMDDKEVASELIRRVPVLVHVRNGKQEIPLHKAALYGQRDMFWLLVEKNSSAEARREDGATMLHCAIMGNAPVLALEIAKEYPSQIESRNERALTPLQLLVTIPEAFRSQVVLGALDSFIYEWIPLEEDSSKMNKRDEEVALNRSSIGVAQDDNSPRAFRSKFPSNYSTLFDLLELTNIPAGWIQRFVYNIIRQLSPRVQRLEWKKKNHTETMHLIEYLAKEGFFVFFVRGKVPPKVATSTSEALDDQFGKLGPPESVHEGDAQKKDTEAPAVVKELIDGMTDKLYKLLSKESETPVSIAIKEAAQSVEKVFKALSPSSEERWNEPPLILGAQMGLHDFVRKILEVCPQSATYLDTKGRNVLQVAIESGNRENVETIGRMTQGDNPILPSWLLSNIDSKTRNTILHFASETVGDTGDDAVQMQDEIRWFEMVKEMVPRELVYSRNAAEKTAREIFTESHKEMFKDCKNRLMEMGKTCSGLVAAVVFASSFSIPGEKNSKTGNPEYFNRLPFKVFTHAYVIGLSCAATSLVLFLSLVISPYKEQQFRRAIPTKYFFACFSFGLALTALLLAFTCNIFLQIYGGQKTLTRDILQLVLELTVFPTVCLVVLLYRGANFGPSFFRRIWC, encoded by the exons ATGGCGGCTCCTTCCAGCACCCAAAAGCCGACGCTGGCTGATGATGTAGGCGCCGGATCAgggacaaaaggagagaaacagCCGTCTGGCTCCGGGAAAGGCGCAGGTGATGGTGGATCAGAGGAGCCACCGCATGTCCTGGACGTGGCACGCTTCCAACGACTGAACTCGCTCATCCACCGTGAGAACGTGGACGTGAACGAACTCCTGCGTCTAGTGGAGCAGAATAACCACGTGAACCTCATGAACGACCCGCTGCTCAGCGTCGTCATCGCCTGCAAGAAGTCCAAGCTCGCCGTCCTCCTCATCGCCAAAATATCATCAAATGACATTCTCGAGGCCTACAACTACAACGGCGACACGGCGCTTCACGTGGCTGCAGCCATGGACGACAAAGAAGTGGCCTCGGAGCTGATCCGCAGGGTGCCAGTTCTCGTTCATGTGCGGAACGGGAAGCAGGAGATACCGCTACATAAGGCGGCCCTATACGGGCAGAGGGACATGTTCTGGCTGCTGGTGGAAAAGAACAGCTCAGCGGAAGCCCGGAGGGAGGACGGCGCCACCATGCTGCACTGTGCCATCATGGGCAATGCGCCGG TACTCGCCTTGGAGATTGCAAAGGAATATCCATCTCAGATCGAATCCCGGAATGAGCGCGCCCTGACTCCGCTGCAGCTGTTGGTGACTATTCCAGAGGCATTCCGAAGCCAAGTAGTTCTTGGGGCCCTCGACTCCTTCATCTACGAAT GGATTCCTTTGGAAGAGGACTCGAGTAAAATGAACAAAAGGGATGAAGAGGTGGCACTCAATAGATCT AGCATTGGAGTAGCACAAGACGATAACTCACCGAGGGCTTTTCGCTCAAAATTCCCATCAAACTACAGCACTCTCTTTGACCTGTTGGAGTTGACCAACATCCCAG CTGGCTGGATTCAGCGATTTGTTTATAACATTATAAGGCAAT TGTCGCCGAGAGTCCAACGTCtggagtggaagaagaagaaccatACAGAAACTATGCACCTTATCGAATACTTAGCCAAAGAAGGATTCTTCGTGTTCTTTGTGCGTGGAAAAGTTCCCCCCAAAGTTGCAACAAGTACTTCAGAAGCGCTTGACGACCAATTTGGTAAGCTTGGTCCACCGGAGTCTGTACACGAAGGTGATGCCCAAAAAAAGGATACGGAAGCCCCAGCTGTAGTGAAAGAGCTCATTGACGGGATGACCGATAAGCTCTACAAATTATTGTCGAAGGAATCGGAAACACCGGTCTCAATTGCAATCAAAGAGGCGGCTCAGAGTGTGGAGAAAGTGTTCAAGGCACTGTCACCTAGCTCGGAAGAGAGATGGAACGAACCACCCTTGATCTTAGGTGCACAAATGGGCCTTCATGATTTCGTCCGCAAGATCCTGGAAGTGTGCCCACAGTCAGCAACCTACCTGGACACGAAGGGCAGAAATGTTCTCCAAGTGGCGATAGAATCTGGGAACCGAGAGAATGTAGAAACTATCGGTAGGATGACCCAGGGAGACAACCCCATTTTACCATCCTGGTTGTTGTCCAACATCGACTCTAAAACCAGAAACACCATCCTGCATTTTGCTTCTGAGACGGTCGGTGATACCGGAGACGATGCAGTCCAAATGCAAGATGAGATACGATGGTTTGAG ATGGTGAAAGAGATGGTGCCTAGGGAGCTCGTGTACAGTCGAAACGCGGCCGAGAAGACAGCGCGGGAGATCTTTACCGAGAGTCACAAAGAGATGTTTAAGGACTGCAAGAATCGGCTAATGGAGATGGGCAAGACATGTTCAGGCCTCGTAGCGGCGGTGGTCTTCGCGTCCAGCTTCTCCATCCCGGGCGAGAAGAATTCCAAAACCGGCAACCCTGAGTACTTCAACAGGCTACCCTTTAAGGTGTTCACGCATGCGTACGTGATCGGGTTGTCGTGCGCCGCCACGTCTCTGGTGTTGTTCTTGTCCCTCGTCATCTCGCCTTACAAGGAGCAGCAGTTCCGCCGTGCCATCCCCACCAAGTACTTCTTCGCTTGCTTCTCGTTTGGGTTGGCGCTGACGGCTTTGCTGCTGGCCTTCACATGCAACATCTTCCTACAGATATATGGCGGGCAGAAAACACTTACGAGGGACATCCTTCAACTGGTACTGGAGCTTACCGTCTTCCCCACTGTCTGCTTGGTTGTGCTCCTCTACCGTGGTGCCAATTTTGGTCCGTCTTTTTTCCGTCGTATTTGGTGTTGA